In the genome of Triticum urartu cultivar G1812 chromosome 5, Tu2.1, whole genome shotgun sequence, one region contains:
- the LOC125506167 gene encoding uncharacterized PE-PGRS family protein PE_PGRS10-like, protein MTRNRKCSRTAASLALLCLALAAHGVAAARTVPAAAGVAAQASLPAATESGAGAGGVGAADAKNLFVGMGGMGNLPGLPAVGGGYGGGFGNNGAGVSTGITGPLGGVLGGVRSVSLLRSVRGAGGIPFGGFRGGGAPFGGLGGVYGGGGTGGVTP, encoded by the coding sequence ATGACCAGGAACAGGAAGTGCTCTCGCACTGCAGCCTCCCTTGCCCTGCTCTGCCTCGCGCTGGCGGCACACGGTGTGGCAGCTGCCAGGACCGTGCCTGCTGCAGCTGGCGTCGCGGCGCAGGCCTCGCTTCCGGCCGCCACAGAGAGCGGAGCCGGTGCAGGAGGAGTGGGCGCAGCGGACGCGAAGAACCTGTTCGTGGGCATGGGAGGCATGGGGAACCTGCCGGGCCTCCCGGCCGTCGGCGGTGGCTACGGCGGGGGCTTCGGCAACAACGGAGCCGGCGTCTCCACCGGTATCACGGGCCCGCTCGGCGGCGTCTTGGGTGGCGTGCGGAGTGTCAGTCTCCTGCGCAGCGTCAGGGGTGCCGGCGGTATCCCCTTCGGAGGCTTCCGCGGGGGCGGTGCCCCGTTTGGCGGGCTCGGAGGCGTGTACGGCGGCGGAGGCACCGGCGGTGTCACGCCTTGA